In one window of Nesterenkonia sandarakina DNA:
- a CDS encoding DUF2238 domain-containing protein: protein MENFLRAPQSIAEVAADVLRVIGLFSVILAAMFLAPTDAGILAFALPGLVAPRFLGFPAAADITVSATLLIAAWSNVFDLYTLIPNWDLLVHFFCTAVLAAGLYVMLLRSQTVADPRSHRRAAWIGVLLTATLGLALSAVWEMVEWLGFIFVTPDIFVTYTDTISDMAAGGLGSLAAGVIIVRHLRSNRRVSQAPPRLSHTRRDGDSWTPTS from the coding sequence ATGGAGAACTTCCTGCGAGCCCCGCAGAGCATCGCCGAGGTCGCCGCCGACGTGCTGCGCGTGATCGGCCTGTTCAGCGTGATCCTGGCGGCGATGTTCCTCGCCCCCACCGATGCCGGCATCCTCGCGTTCGCGCTGCCGGGACTGGTGGCGCCGCGCTTCCTGGGCTTCCCCGCCGCGGCGGACATCACGGTCTCAGCGACGCTGCTGATCGCCGCATGGAGCAACGTCTTCGACCTCTACACCCTGATCCCGAACTGGGACCTGCTGGTGCATTTCTTCTGCACCGCAGTCCTCGCCGCGGGACTCTACGTCATGCTGCTGCGCTCCCAGACCGTGGCGGATCCCCGCTCGCACCGACGTGCCGCATGGATCGGGGTGCTGCTCACTGCCACGCTGGGGCTCGCACTGAGCGCGGTCTGGGAGATGGTGGAGTGGCTGGGCTTCATCTTCGTCACCCCCGACATCTTCGTGACCTACACCGACACGATCTCAGACATGGCCGCCGGCGGGCTCGGATCGCTGGCAGCTGGCGTCATCATCGTGCGTCACCTGCGTTCGAACCGACGCGTGTCCCAGGCCCCGCCTAGACTGAGCCACACGCGACGGGATGGAGATTCATGGACACCGACGTCATAG